The proteins below are encoded in one region of Pseudonocardia sp. DSM 110487:
- the thiO gene encoding glycine oxidase ThiO → MMSNSLTVIGAGVIGLSCAWRAAAAAAGLRVTVLDPAPASGASWVAGGMLAPVTEAWPGEEALLELGEAAVRGWPAFAAELEEAAGRSAGLRTDGTVVAATGSGDRAELETLADFLGRIGRDVQRLSGRELRRMEPALGPDVRGGLSVPDDLAVDNRELLAALRAAVERAGVTVVERAARAVLDDGARVTGVRTDGGDVEADLVLVAAGAHSGSLHPALDGMVRPVKGEILRIAHRAGAFPPPRRTVRALVDGRPVYVVPRDDGGLVIGATQAELGFDTEVTVGGVRDLLRDAERVLPGVAEYALVESAAGLRPGSPDNLPLIGAIGPEGLLVATGHHRNGMLLAPVTADAVLALLRGDPVPDPVRAADPARFSLARR, encoded by the coding sequence ATGATGTCGAACTCGTTGACGGTGATCGGTGCAGGCGTGATCGGCCTGTCCTGTGCGTGGCGCGCGGCCGCGGCCGCGGCCGGCCTGCGCGTCACGGTGCTCGACCCGGCGCCCGCGTCGGGGGCGTCGTGGGTGGCGGGCGGCATGCTCGCGCCCGTCACGGAGGCGTGGCCGGGCGAGGAGGCGTTGCTCGAGCTCGGCGAGGCCGCGGTCCGCGGCTGGCCCGCATTCGCGGCCGAGCTGGAAGAGGCCGCCGGCAGGTCTGCCGGGTTGCGCACCGACGGCACCGTGGTCGCGGCAACCGGCTCGGGCGACCGCGCCGAGCTGGAGACCCTCGCGGACTTCCTCGGCCGCATCGGCCGGGACGTCCAGCGGCTGTCGGGCCGGGAGCTGCGGCGCATGGAGCCCGCGCTCGGCCCGGACGTCCGCGGCGGCCTTTCGGTGCCCGACGACCTCGCCGTCGACAACCGCGAGCTGCTCGCAGCCTTGCGCGCCGCTGTCGAGCGGGCCGGCGTCACGGTCGTGGAACGCGCGGCCCGAGCCGTCCTCGACGACGGCGCACGGGTCACCGGGGTCCGCACCGACGGCGGTGACGTCGAGGCGGACCTCGTGCTCGTGGCCGCCGGAGCGCACTCGGGTTCGCTGCACCCCGCGCTCGACGGCATGGTGCGCCCGGTCAAGGGCGAGATCCTGCGGATCGCGCACCGCGCAGGCGCGTTCCCGCCACCGCGGCGCACGGTGCGCGCGCTCGTGGACGGCCGCCCCGTCTACGTCGTGCCCCGCGACGACGGCGGGCTCGTCATCGGGGCCACCCAGGCGGAGCTGGGGTTCGACACCGAGGTCACGGTCGGTGGGGTGCGCGACCTGCTGCGGGACGCCGAGCGGGTCCTGCCGGGTGTCGCCGAGTACGCGCTGGTGGAGAGCGCGGCGGGGCTGCGGCCCGGCAGCCCGGACAACCTGCCGCTGATCGGTGCGATCGGCCCGGAGGGCCTGCTCGTGGCCACCGGTCACCATCGCAACGGGATGCTGCTCGCGCCCGTCACCGCCGACGCCGTCCTGGCGCTGCTGCGCGGTGACCCCGTCCCCGACCCGGTGCGCGCCGCGGACCCCGCCAGATTTTCGCTCGCGAGGAGGTAG
- a CDS encoding thiazole synthase, with the protein MTMDESLLVGDRKISSRLIMGTGGASNLEILERALVASGTTLTTVAMRRIDAVTGTGVIDLLRRLGIEVLPNTAGCRTAAEAVLTARLAREALETDLVKLEVVADERTLLPDPIELLDAAEQLVDDGFTVLPYTNDDPVLARKLEGVGCAAVMPLGSPIGTGLGIRNPHNIEMIVEQAGVPVVLDAGIGTASEAAQAMELGCDAVLLATAVTRAGDPERMAHAMRLAVEAGRAARLAGRIPRRYWAKASSPAIDA; encoded by the coding sequence ATGACCATGGACGAATCGCTGCTCGTGGGGGACCGCAAGATCTCGTCCCGGCTGATCATGGGGACGGGCGGGGCCTCCAACTTGGAGATCCTGGAGCGAGCACTGGTGGCGTCCGGCACCACGCTCACCACCGTCGCGATGCGCCGGATCGACGCCGTCACGGGCACTGGGGTGATCGACCTCCTGCGGCGACTCGGCATCGAGGTCCTGCCCAACACGGCGGGCTGCCGCACGGCCGCGGAGGCCGTGCTCACCGCGCGGCTCGCGCGGGAGGCCCTCGAGACCGACCTCGTCAAGCTCGAGGTCGTGGCCGACGAGCGCACCCTGCTGCCCGACCCGATCGAGCTGCTGGACGCCGCCGAGCAGCTGGTGGACGACGGCTTCACCGTGCTGCCCTACACCAACGACGACCCGGTGCTCGCGCGCAAGCTCGAAGGCGTCGGGTGCGCGGCCGTCATGCCGCTCGGCTCGCCGATCGGCACCGGACTGGGGATCCGCAACCCGCACAACATCGAGATGATCGTCGAGCAGGCAGGCGTCCCGGTCGTGCTGGACGCCGGCATCGGCACGGCGTCCGAGGCCGCGCAGGCGATGGAGCTGGGGTGTGACGCGGTCCTCCTCGCCACCGCCGTCACGCGCGCGGGCGACCCGGAGCGCATGGCCCACGCGATGCGCCTCGCGGTGGAGGCGGGCCGCGCGGCCCGCCTCGCCGGCCGCATCCCCCGCCGCTACTGGGCCAAGGCCTCGTCCCCCGCGATCGACGCCTGA
- the thiE gene encoding thiamine phosphate synthase, giving the protein MPGIDGATVRKRLDDARLYLCTGARRRTGDLAEFADAALAGGVDIVQLRDKGPDGPLEARDELAALEILAEVCARHGALLAVNDRADIALAAGADVLHLGQDDLPVRWAREVVGDEVVIGRSSHSPDETATAADEPGVDYFCVGPCWPTPTKPGRPAPGLDLVRTVAGRAPSRPWFAIGGIDHDRLDEVLAAGAERIVVVRAITEAGDPRAAAAAFAAKLRP; this is encoded by the coding sequence GTGCCTGGCATCGACGGCGCCACCGTGCGCAAGCGACTGGACGACGCCCGCCTCTACCTCTGCACCGGGGCTCGCCGCCGCACCGGCGACCTCGCCGAGTTCGCCGACGCGGCCCTTGCGGGCGGCGTCGACATCGTCCAGCTGCGGGACAAGGGCCCCGACGGTCCCCTCGAAGCCCGCGACGAGCTCGCCGCGCTGGAGATCCTCGCCGAGGTGTGCGCCCGCCACGGCGCCCTGCTCGCCGTGAACGACCGCGCCGACATCGCCCTCGCGGCAGGCGCCGACGTCCTGCACCTCGGCCAGGACGACCTGCCCGTCCGATGGGCCCGGGAGGTGGTGGGCGACGAGGTCGTGATCGGGCGCTCGTCGCACAGCCCGGACGAGACCGCGACCGCGGCCGACGAACCCGGCGTGGACTACTTCTGCGTCGGCCCCTGCTGGCCGACCCCCACGAAGCCCGGCCGCCCGGCCCCCGGCCTCGACCTCGTGCGCACGGTGGCCGGCCGCGCGCCATCGCGGCCGTGGTTCGCGATCGGCGGCATCGACCACGACCGGCTCGACGAGGTGCTCGCGGCGGGCGCAGAGCGCATCGTGGTGGTGCGCGCGATCACCGAAGCTGGGGACCCGCGCGCGGCGGCAGCGGCGTTCGCGGCGAAGCTGCGCCCCTGA
- a CDS encoding peptide deformylase, translated as MSVRPIRIIGDPVLHRPTRPVDTFDDALKTLVEDMFDTMAAAEGVGLAANQIGVDLRLFVYDCPDEETRTRVRGVVVNPVLETSERPEVMPDPDDDEEGCLSVPAEQFPTGRADWARVTGVDADGKPVEVEGRGFLARCLQHETDHLDGLLYIDRLVGRHQRAAKKMLKRNGWGVPGLYWDPATQDAEDV; from the coding sequence GTGTCCGTCCGTCCCATCCGCATCATCGGCGACCCCGTCCTGCACCGACCAACCCGCCCTGTCGACACCTTCGACGACGCGCTGAAGACGCTGGTCGAGGACATGTTCGACACCATGGCCGCCGCGGAGGGGGTCGGGCTCGCGGCGAACCAGATCGGGGTCGACCTGCGTCTGTTCGTCTACGACTGCCCGGACGAGGAGACGCGGACGCGGGTGCGTGGTGTCGTCGTCAACCCGGTGCTCGAGACGTCCGAACGGCCTGAGGTCATGCCGGACCCGGACGACGACGAGGAGGGCTGCCTCTCGGTGCCGGCCGAGCAGTTCCCCACCGGCCGCGCCGACTGGGCACGCGTCACGGGGGTGGACGCCGACGGCAAGCCGGTGGAGGTGGAGGGCCGCGGGTTCCTCGCGCGCTGCCTGCAGCACGAGACCGACCACCTCGACGGTCTTCTCTACATCGACCGTCTCGTCGGCCGCCACCAGCGCGCCGCGAAGAAGATGCTCAAGCGCAACGGCTGGGGGGTGCCCGGGCTCTACTGGGACCCGGCAACGCAGGACGCCGAGGACGTCTGA
- a CDS encoding BTAD domain-containing putative transcriptional regulator encodes MRFGVLGPLAVWTVGGDPVRIVETKVRALLAHLLLDPGRPVSADALIEHLWGGSPPADPAAALRTRVSQLRRALGKELVGYSPAGYLLRVDGDAVDAGRFEALVGKARAADDPGARADLLTEALALWRGPAFADVADEPFARAAVVRLEEQRLAAVEEQAEARLELGEHDALAAELAGVVARHPLRERLRAVHLLALYRAGRQGDALTDYDELRTRLADELGASPGPELAALHQAILRQDPVLEAAAPVAPSRVPVPFTQLIGREDAVGEVRALLAGGRLVTLVGPGGVGKTRLALEAAHPPDVVHVVELAALPPGEDAACTLAEVVATALGIRDDGAGAGSPVTRLADALSHRRMLLVLDNCEHVAAPLAGLVDELLRAAPGLRVLATSREPLGLAGERLYLVPPLDVPEDGGDERPESLLAFSAVRLFVARAAAAAPGFVLDEHTAGAVTAICRRLDGLPLALELAATRVRGLGVHELARRLDQRFQLLAAGRRGGPSRQQSLRAVIDWSWELLTTDERVVLRRLAVHVDGCTLAAAEAVSADEVVPAGSVVGVLVRLVDRSLVSVVEGPDGPRYRLLESVGAYCVERLREAGEAEHVRERHRRHYTALAERIAPQLRGAGQGQGLRQLDAETANLRAALDDAVRAGAAEAAHRLVNALVWYWVLRGRLGEARRSLTAALDTAGAAPARAATATWRAAVAMRLGDENGRAEAPASEPGNSPDERSALAGALWYVGHASIGFGPEEASLGPVDRALALFRESGDRWGIAAALCSRARQALGRGDLAALRADGEHSRTLFRELGDGWGEMQAGFVLGVLAQITGDYARAARLHRGAVRTAEELGMWTDVSDNLCQLGRLALLTGDLAGAERLHDQARRLAAEQGYTVGEEFAEIGIALGARRRGDLDRAEPLLRKWLQWDTAMQSDPGAALILAELGFIAELRGDAESASAIHTEGLIAARKSGDPRAVALALEGLAGAHAIGGDRERAARLLAEAAATRAAAGAPLPPAERGDVDRIITAVSAAP; translated from the coding sequence GTGCGTTTCGGTGTGCTCGGTCCCCTCGCGGTGTGGACGGTGGGCGGGGATCCGGTGCGCATCGTCGAGACCAAGGTGCGTGCGCTGCTCGCCCACCTGCTGCTCGACCCCGGGCGGCCCGTTTCGGCCGACGCGTTGATCGAGCACCTCTGGGGCGGGTCCCCACCCGCCGATCCGGCGGCCGCGCTGCGCACGCGGGTCTCCCAGCTGCGCCGGGCACTCGGCAAGGAACTGGTCGGGTACAGCCCCGCCGGCTACCTGCTGCGCGTCGATGGGGATGCCGTCGACGCAGGGAGGTTCGAGGCGCTGGTCGGCAAGGCGCGCGCCGCCGACGACCCCGGGGCGCGCGCCGACCTGCTGACCGAGGCCCTCGCGCTCTGGCGCGGACCGGCCTTCGCCGACGTCGCTGACGAGCCGTTCGCGCGCGCCGCCGTCGTCCGGTTGGAGGAGCAGCGGCTCGCGGCCGTCGAGGAGCAGGCCGAGGCGCGGCTCGAACTCGGGGAGCACGACGCACTGGCCGCCGAGCTCGCCGGCGTGGTGGCCCGCCACCCGCTGCGGGAACGGCTGCGCGCCGTGCACCTGCTGGCGCTGTACCGGGCGGGCCGGCAGGGGGATGCCCTCACCGACTACGACGAGCTGCGCACGCGGCTCGCCGACGAGCTAGGCGCGAGCCCCGGCCCCGAGCTCGCCGCCCTGCACCAGGCGATCCTGCGACAGGACCCGGTGCTGGAGGCCGCCGCACCCGTCGCCCCCTCGCGCGTACCCGTCCCGTTCACCCAGCTGATCGGCAGGGAGGACGCGGTCGGCGAGGTCCGTGCGCTGCTCGCCGGCGGCAGGCTCGTCACGCTGGTCGGGCCGGGCGGGGTCGGCAAGACCCGCCTCGCCCTCGAGGCCGCGCACCCGCCCGATGTGGTCCACGTCGTCGAGCTGGCTGCGCTGCCGCCCGGCGAGGATGCGGCGTGCACGCTCGCGGAGGTCGTCGCGACAGCGCTGGGCATACGGGACGACGGCGCCGGCGCGGGCTCGCCGGTCACCCGGCTCGCCGACGCGCTGAGCCATCGGCGGATGCTGCTGGTGCTGGACAACTGCGAGCACGTCGCCGCGCCGCTCGCCGGGCTGGTCGACGAGCTGCTGCGCGCCGCACCCGGCCTGCGGGTGCTCGCCACGAGCCGGGAGCCGCTCGGGCTGGCAGGCGAGCGGCTGTACCTGGTCCCGCCCCTCGACGTGCCCGAGGACGGGGGCGACGAGCGTCCGGAGTCGCTGCTCGCGTTCAGCGCAGTCCGCCTGTTCGTCGCACGGGCCGCGGCGGCCGCGCCCGGGTTCGTGCTCGACGAGCACACCGCCGGAGCGGTCACCGCGATCTGCCGACGCCTCGACGGACTCCCGCTGGCCCTCGAGCTCGCCGCCACCCGCGTCCGCGGGCTCGGTGTGCACGAACTGGCCCGGCGTCTCGATCAGCGTTTCCAGCTGCTCGCCGCCGGCAGGCGCGGCGGTCCGAGCCGCCAGCAGTCCCTCCGCGCCGTGATCGACTGGAGTTGGGAGCTGCTCACCACCGACGAGCGCGTGGTGCTGCGCAGGCTCGCCGTCCACGTCGACGGGTGCACGCTCGCGGCGGCCGAAGCGGTGAGCGCCGACGAGGTCGTGCCCGCAGGCTCCGTGGTGGGCGTACTGGTGCGCCTCGTCGACCGGTCGCTCGTCTCGGTCGTCGAAGGACCCGACGGCCCTCGTTACCGGCTGCTGGAATCGGTCGGCGCCTACTGCGTCGAGCGGCTGCGGGAGGCCGGGGAAGCCGAGCACGTGCGCGAGCGGCACCGGCGCCACTACACAGCGCTCGCCGAACGCATCGCCCCGCAGCTGCGCGGCGCGGGCCAAGGGCAGGGGTTGCGGCAGCTGGACGCCGAAACCGCGAACCTGCGGGCTGCCCTCGACGACGCGGTGCGGGCCGGCGCAGCTGAGGCGGCACACCGGCTGGTGAACGCGCTGGTCTGGTACTGGGTGCTGCGGGGCAGGCTCGGCGAGGCCCGCCGCTCCCTCACCGCCGCACTCGACACCGCAGGCGCGGCTCCCGCCCGGGCCGCCACGGCGACCTGGCGCGCTGCGGTCGCCATGCGGCTCGGTGACGAGAACGGGCGCGCCGAGGCACCCGCGTCCGAGCCCGGGAACAGCCCGGACGAGCGATCCGCGCTCGCCGGTGCGCTCTGGTACGTCGGACACGCCAGCATCGGCTTCGGCCCGGAGGAAGCCAGCCTCGGACCGGTCGACAGGGCGTTGGCGCTGTTCCGGGAGTCGGGCGACCGCTGGGGGATTGCAGCCGCGCTCTGCAGCCGCGCCCGCCAGGCGCTCGGCCGCGGCGACCTCGCCGCGCTGCGCGCCGACGGCGAACACAGCCGCACGTTGTTCCGGGAGCTCGGCGACGGCTGGGGAGAGATGCAGGCCGGCTTCGTCCTCGGCGTGCTCGCGCAGATCACGGGCGACTACGCACGGGCGGCTCGCCTGCACCGCGGCGCCGTCCGCACTGCCGAGGAGCTCGGGATGTGGACCGACGTCTCCGACAACCTCTGCCAGCTCGGCCGCCTCGCGCTGCTCACCGGCGACCTCGCAGGCGCCGAGCGGCTCCACGACCAGGCCCGCAGGCTCGCCGCCGAGCAGGGCTACACGGTCGGCGAGGAGTTCGCCGAGATCGGCATCGCGCTCGGCGCCCGCAGGCGAGGCGACCTCGACCGCGCCGAACCACTGCTCCGCAAATGGCTGCAGTGGGACACGGCGATGCAGTCCGATCCCGGCGCCGCGCTCATACTGGCCGAGCTCGGCTTCATCGCCGAACTGCGGGGGGATGCCGAGTCGGCATCAGCGATCCACACCGAAGGTCTCATCGCCGCGCGCAAGAGCGGCGATCCCCGCGCGGTCGCCCTCGCGCTCGAAGGGCTGGCCGGCGCTCACGCGATCGGCGGAGACCGCGAACGAGCCGCTCGGTTGCTGGCCGAAGCCGCCGCCACCCGGGCCGCCGCGGGTGCGCCCCTGCCGCCCGCGGAGCGCGGCGACGTCGACCGCATCATCACCGCGGTGTCCGCCGCGCCGTGA
- a CDS encoding Gmad2 immunoglobulin-like domain-containing protein, which translates to MSASPAPGTSTPEPDPRDRVAVPVYYIAETPAGLRLQREFHSVVTDDRASAAVREMLAGPTGIDPDYRTYWPPGSALRGPVRRDGGAIVVDLTGVQPARMGSELAELTVQQLVFTVQGALQATDPVRILVDGATVPELWGAVGTSEPVERGDPYALRSLVQIDSPADGARVGRQVAVRGEAAVFEATVLWEVLRGGTLVQQGFTSTAEGQRFAPFAFTVTLEPGEYTVRIREDDPSDGEGRPVLFDDKTITVSG; encoded by the coding sequence GTGTCCGCGAGCCCGGCTCCCGGCACGTCGACGCCCGAGCCGGATCCCCGGGATCGCGTCGCGGTGCCCGTGTACTACATCGCCGAGACCCCGGCGGGCCTCCGGCTGCAACGGGAGTTCCACTCCGTCGTCACGGACGACCGGGCGAGCGCCGCCGTGCGCGAGATGCTCGCGGGCCCGACCGGCATCGACCCCGACTACCGCACGTACTGGCCGCCCGGCTCCGCGCTGCGGGGACCGGTCCGGCGGGATGGCGGTGCGATCGTCGTCGACCTCACGGGTGTCCAACCCGCGCGGATGGGCTCCGAGCTCGCCGAGCTCACCGTGCAGCAACTGGTGTTCACGGTGCAGGGAGCGCTGCAGGCGACCGACCCCGTCCGGATCCTCGTCGACGGGGCGACGGTGCCCGAACTGTGGGGCGCCGTCGGCACCTCCGAGCCCGTCGAGCGTGGCGACCCCTACGCGCTGCGCTCGCTCGTGCAGATCGACTCGCCGGCCGACGGTGCGCGGGTCGGCCGTCAGGTCGCGGTGCGCGGTGAGGCGGCGGTGTTCGAGGCCACCGTGCTCTGGGAGGTGCTGCGGGGCGGCACCCTTGTCCAGCAGGGGTTCACGAGCACCGCGGAGGGGCAGCGCTTCGCGCCGTTCGCCTTCACCGTGACCCTCGAGCCGGGCGAGTACACGGTCCGCATCCGCGAGGACGACCCGTCCGACGGCGAGGGGCGTCCCGTCCTCTTCGACGACAAGACGATCACGGTATCGGGCTGA
- the thiS gene encoding sulfur carrier protein ThiS: MQVWINGERRELADGARVRDALAALGAPENGIAVAVDGEVVRRSDWASVALTEGARLEVLTAVQGG, translated from the coding sequence GTGCAGGTGTGGATCAATGGTGAGCGGCGCGAGCTCGCCGACGGCGCGCGCGTGCGCGATGCGCTCGCCGCGCTCGGCGCTCCCGAGAACGGGATCGCGGTCGCGGTCGACGGCGAGGTCGTGCGCCGGTCCGACTGGGCGTCCGTCGCGCTCACCGAGGGGGCGCGCCTGGAGGTGCTGACGGCGGTGCAGGGAGGATGA
- a CDS encoding nitroreductase family deazaflavin-dependent oxidoreductase, with protein MTTYPWDDHGRVTDSPDRSVAEHVERYLATEGRDGYLEGGVPNLVLTTIGRRSGATRRTALFFGRDADRYVLVASGSAVSARHPQWYLNVEAHPEVHVQVRAEKFLARADTVTGAERQRLWRAMTTLAPIYHRYEALTPREIPVVVLTRLPAAP; from the coding sequence ATGACGACGTACCCATGGGACGACCACGGCCGGGTGACCGACAGCCCCGACCGCTCGGTCGCAGAACACGTCGAGCGGTATCTCGCCACGGAGGGACGCGACGGCTACCTCGAAGGCGGCGTCCCCAACCTCGTCCTGACCACGATCGGCCGCCGCTCGGGCGCGACACGGCGAACCGCGTTGTTCTTCGGGAGGGACGCAGACCGCTACGTCCTGGTGGCGTCCGGATCTGCCGTGAGCGCCCGCCACCCGCAGTGGTACCTCAACGTGGAGGCCCACCCCGAGGTGCACGTGCAGGTGCGGGCGGAGAAGTTCCTCGCTCGGGCCGACACGGTGACCGGCGCGGAACGTCAGCGGCTCTGGAGAGCGATGACCACGCTCGCACCGATCTACCACCGCTACGAGGCGCTGACGCCGCGCGAGATCCCCGTGGTCGTGCTGACCCGGCTACCGGCGGCGCCCTAG
- a CDS encoding SDR family oxidoreductase, translating to MNGYTGKKAVVTGGTHGMGLGIVTALLDGGAEVVLTGRSEKTLEEARIALAGRAAHVVRADAADPAAIDALGLLVGETLGQVDAVFVNHGLAEVDEPLEDVTPAAFDRQFAVNTRGVFFTVQRLAPLVRDGGAFVFTTVANGKVFPGMSVYSGSKDAVRAFAKVFAAEFLPRRIRVNSVAPGFIKTPTMGVAGMTDAERVAFEEQGSVLTPLQRTGTIEEVARAALFLAFDATFTTAAELPVDGGWGQGITAPEQG from the coding sequence ATGAACGGATACACGGGCAAGAAGGCCGTCGTCACGGGCGGGACGCACGGCATGGGACTGGGGATCGTCACGGCGCTCCTCGACGGCGGCGCGGAGGTCGTGCTGACCGGCCGCAGCGAGAAGACCCTCGAGGAGGCGAGGATCGCGCTCGCGGGGCGGGCGGCGCACGTCGTCCGCGCCGATGCGGCGGACCCGGCAGCCATCGACGCACTCGGCCTGCTGGTCGGCGAGACGCTGGGCCAGGTCGACGCGGTGTTCGTCAATCACGGGCTCGCGGAGGTCGACGAGCCGCTCGAGGACGTGACCCCCGCGGCGTTCGACCGGCAGTTCGCGGTGAACACGAGGGGCGTGTTCTTCACGGTGCAGCGCCTCGCACCGCTGGTGCGCGACGGCGGGGCGTTCGTCTTCACGACCGTCGCGAACGGCAAGGTCTTCCCGGGGATGAGCGTCTACTCGGGGTCGAAGGACGCCGTGCGGGCCTTCGCGAAGGTGTTCGCGGCCGAGTTCCTGCCGCGGCGGATCCGCGTGAACTCCGTGGCACCCGGCTTCATCAAGACCCCGACCATGGGCGTCGCCGGCATGACCGACGCAGAGCGGGTCGCGTTCGAGGAGCAGGGCAGCGTGCTGACGCCGCTGCAGCGCACGGGCACCATCGAGGAGGTCGCGCGGGCGGCGCTGTTCCTCGCCTTCGACGCGACGTTCACGACCGCGGCCGAGCTCCCCGTCGACGGCGGCTGGGGCCAGGGCATCACCGCACCTGAGCAGGGCTGA
- a CDS encoding LytR C-terminal domain-containing protein, with protein MTTPGAGGGPSPLRLGGLGLIGVAVVAAVIGLASMATNGGPATTVAPSADASNVTEAPVTAPPPAEPVPTDAAGVPIPSFTEPAPGEPAPGAVPPPGEPAPGAMPPPGEPAPGAVPPGAPAPAPAAPGAEVPPGAPAPQAAPDPGAAPAPDAPGAPAPAPAPGAAPAPQQDPGAPAPQQAPAPAPSGGGGEPMAAPAPAPSGGGGGDARTGGTTAGRSGGGTSATRLPLRVYNNSTISGLATRAAEDFRNAGWPIDEIGNYPQGVIPTTTVYYRPGTNEEAPAKALAEQFGMRVNSRFEGLQHATPGIIVIVTNDYGRR; from the coding sequence GTGACCACGCCAGGTGCTGGTGGCGGTCCGTCGCCGTTGCGGCTCGGTGGACTCGGGCTGATCGGCGTCGCGGTCGTCGCCGCGGTCATCGGCCTGGCGAGCATGGCCACGAACGGCGGCCCGGCCACCACCGTGGCGCCGTCGGCCGACGCGTCGAACGTCACCGAGGCGCCCGTCACCGCGCCACCGCCTGCGGAACCGGTGCCGACGGACGCTGCCGGGGTTCCGATCCCGTCGTTCACAGAGCCCGCGCCGGGCGAGCCCGCACCGGGGGCGGTTCCGCCGCCAGGGGAGCCCGCACCGGGCGCAATGCCGCCGCCCGGTGAACCCGCACCGGGTGCGGTTCCGCCCGGCGCGCCTGCACCCGCGCCTGCTGCACCCGGAGCCGAGGTGCCTCCAGGGGCTCCCGCCCCGCAAGCCGCCCCTGATCCCGGCGCCGCCCCGGCACCCGATGCCCCCGGCGCGCCCGCTCCGGCACCCGCTCCTGGCGCGGCTCCGGCGCCCCAGCAGGACCCGGGTGCCCCGGCGCCGCAGCAGGCCCCGGCTCCAGCGCCTTCCGGCGGCGGTGGCGAGCCCATGGCGGCTCCTGCCCCGGCACCGAGCGGTGGTGGCGGCGGCGACGCCCGCACCGGCGGCACGACGGCGGGACGCAGCGGCGGCGGCACGAGCGCCACGAGGCTCCCGCTGCGGGTCTACAACAACAGCACGATCAGCGGCCTCGCCACCCGGGCAGCCGAGGACTTCCGCAACGCGGGCTGGCCGATCGACGAGATCGGCAACTACCCGCAGGGGGTCATCCCCACCACCACGGTGTACTACCGGCCGGGCACCAACGAGGAGGCGCCCGCGAAGGCGCTCGCCGAGCAGTTCGGGATGCGGGTGAACTCCCGTTTCGAGGGCCTGCAGCACGCCACACCGGGCATCATCGTGATCGTCACGAACGACTACGGCCGCCGCTAG
- a CDS encoding DUF3263 domain-containing protein produces MESATQPSGRVPAGGAAGALDRREREILAFEGQWWKYAGAKEQAIRELFDMSATRYYQVLNALVDKPEALAVDPLLVKRLRRLRASRQRTRAARRLGIEPW; encoded by the coding sequence ATGGAGTCGGCCACCCAACCCAGCGGGCGTGTTCCCGCCGGCGGCGCGGCAGGCGCACTGGACCGCAGGGAGCGCGAGATCCTCGCCTTCGAGGGGCAATGGTGGAAGTACGCGGGTGCCAAGGAGCAGGCGATCCGCGAGCTCTTCGACATGTCCGCCACTCGCTACTACCAGGTGCTCAACGCACTCGTCGACAAGCCGGAAGCCCTCGCGGTCGACCCGCTGCTCGTCAAGCGGCTCCGCAGGCTGCGCGCCAGCCGGCAACGTACCCGTGCGGCGCGCCGCCTGGGAATCGAGCCGTGGTGA